The following are encoded together in the Leguminivora glycinivorella isolate SPB_JAAS2020 chromosome 18, LegGlyc_1.1, whole genome shotgun sequence genome:
- the LOC125236189 gene encoding uncharacterized protein LOC125236189, with translation MVAPRHDVCDNYTKRGLLSFVSRLFDPLGLVGPAIVNAKLLLQQTWLEKLDWNSPLPDHLNDGMKRFAASLNEMKSIIIKRNLDTSKAKAIDIIGYADASAKAHGCCLYLRIVNMDDSINVGLLCSKSRVNSIKQLSIPRAELNAALLLAKLAKKVYDLIKDRFQVRVYLFLDSQVVLCWLTTSPLKLNVYVANRVKYIQELTQEFSWYYIPTQQNPADLLSRGVEPHLLQGNDLWFYGPASLKTAEFLPKSGYEMPKDIPELKVSHVVQKNEPLPLFTDCSNIDKIKRIVSYIYRFINNCKVKLEDRLSGGLTPEELDSALKVVLRYVQREHFAPEMSALDSKLPIKSNLQSLNPFLDSMRLMRVGGRLQHADIPYATKHPIILPKGCKIVHYLIEKEHRVLLHAGAELVLSDLNLRYHLINGIREVKYVINKCIICFKLKAKHAEQLMGSLPYDRITPCRVFEKTGMDFGGPYNIKMLRVRKPVIRKAYILLFVCFITKALHIELVSDLTTECFLSALKRFIARRNKPSIIYCDNASTYKGAQNKLNDLYKLQSATEHKNTVELFAADQGISFKFIPSYSPVFGSLWEAGIKSVKYHLKRVVGETVLTYEELNSVIVQIEGILNSRPMTALPATNVNETPYLSPAHFLTGAPLTTYPEKDCTKEPVSLTKFWDQCNRMVQNFWKQWYKQYLVQLQNRPKWRKDCKNIEVGTLVIVKDDNVTPLRWPMARVVEVFPGVDGKVRALSIRTPKGSVIRTSI, from the coding sequence ATGGTTGCCCCTAGACATGATGTTTGTGACAATTACACAAAAAGAGGTTTATTATCATTTGTCAGCAGACTTTTTGACCCTTTAGGCTTGGTCGGGCCGGCCATAGTTAATGCAAAGCTGCTCTTACAGCAGACATGGTTGGAAAAATTAGATTGGAACTCTCCGTTGCCTGACCACCTCAATGATGGGATGAAAAGGTTTGCGGCAAGtctgaatgaaatgaaaagtatcataattaaaagaaatttaGACACCTCAAAAGCTAAAGCTATCGATATAATTGGTTATGCTGATGCTAGCGCAAAGGCTCATGGATGTTGTTTATATCTCAGAATTGTGAATATGGATGATAGTATTAATGTTGGCCTATTGTGCTCTAAATCCAGAGTGAATTCCATAAAGCAATTAAGTATTCCTAGGGCGGAGCTTAACGCTGCTTTGTTGCTAGCCAAATTAGCCAAAAAGGTCTATGACCTCATTAAGGATAGATTTCAAGTAAGGGTTTATTTGTTCTTAGATTCTCAAGTTGTGCTTTGTTGGCTCACGACTAGCCCATTAAAACTCAATGTATATGTTGCCAACAGAGTGAAATATATACAGGAATTGACACAGGAGTTCTCTTggtattatatacctacacaaCAGAACCCAGCTGATCTTTTGTCAAGGGGAGTTGAACCCCATTTATTGCAAGGCAACGACCTATGGTTTTATGGACCTGCATCTTTAAAAACAGCTGAGTTTTTGCCTAAAAGTGGATATGAAATGCCAAAGGACATTCCTGAATTAAAGGTGTCACATGTAGTTCAAAAAAATGAGCCGTTACCCCTTTTCACAGACTGTTCTAATATAGACAAAATTAAACGGATTGTGTCATATATCTATAGATTTATAAATAACTGTAAGGTTAAATTAGAAGACAGGCTGTCAGGTGGTTTAACGCCTGAGGAATTAGATTCTGCCTTAAAGGTAGTTCTCAGATACGTGCAGAGGGAGCACTTCGCTCCAGAAATGAGTGCTTTAGATTCAAAGTTACCTATCAAATCAAATCTTCAGTCGTTGAATCCGTTTCTTGACAGCATGCGCCTAATGCGTGTAGGTGGACGGTTGCAACATGCTGACATACCTTATGCTACCAAACATCCCATAATATTGCCGAAGGGCTGTAAAATTGTCCACTATTTAATTGAAAAGGAGCATAGGGTTCTGTTGCATGCAGGAGCCGAGCTTGTCCTGTCagatttaaatttaaggtacCATTTAATTAATGGAATTAGAGAAGTTAAGTATGTTATAAATAAGTGTATAATATGTTTTAAGTTAAAAGCAAAGCATGCCGAACAGTTGATGGGTTCTCTACCTTATGATAGAATAACCCCTTGTAGAGTCTTTGAAAAGACTGGAATGGATTTTGGTGGTCCTTACAATATCAAAATGTTAAGAGTGAGAAAACCTGTCATCCGGAAGGCATATATTTTGCTATTTGTATGCTTTATAACTAAAGCCCTGCATATTGAGTTAGTCTCAGATTTGACAACTGAATGCTTTTTAAGTGCTTTAAAGAGGTTTATAGCACGTAGGAATAAACCTAGCATAATATATTGTGATAATGCCAGTACTTACAAAGGGgctcaaaataaattaaatgatttgtaTAAATTGCAATCTGCCACGGAGCACAAGAACACTGTAGAGCTATTTGCTGCCGATCAAGgtatttcatttaaatttatACCTAGTTATTCTCCTGTGTTCGGTTCTTTGTGGGAGGCTGGAATAAAATCTGTGAAATATCACTTAAAACGGGTTGTGGGTGAAACCGTCCTAACATATGAAGAGTTAAACTCTGTAATTGTCCAAATTGAGGGAATCCTTAACTCCCGGCCTATGACGGCCTTGCCTGCAACCAATGTCAATGAAACCCCATATCTCAGCCCTGCCCATTTTTTAACTGGTGCGCCTCTCACCACATATCCTGAAAAAGATTGTACTAAGGAGCCTGTTAGTCTCACTAAGTTCTGGGATCAATGTAATCGTATGGTTCAGAATTTTTGGAAACAGTGGTACAAACAATACCTTGTACAGTTACAGAATAGACCAAAATGGCGCAAGGACTGTAAAAATATAGAAGTAGGTACTTTAGTCATAGTTAAAGATGACAATGTTACACCCTTGAGGTGGCCCATGGCCAGAGTAGTAGAGGTTTTCCCCGGAGTTGATGGAAAGGTGAGAGCACTCTCCATTAGGACACCTAAAGGGTCTGTCATACGAACaagtatataa